The following are encoded in a window of Streptomyces sp. Go-475 genomic DNA:
- the hisN gene encoding histidinol-phosphatase: MPDYLDDLRFAHVLADAADAATTDRFKALDLKVETKPDMTPVSEADKAAEELIRGQLQRARPRDAILGEEYGVEGTGPRRWVIDPIDGTKNYVRGVPVWATLISLMEAGEGGFQPVVGVVSAPALGRRWWAAKGHGAFSGRSLTKASRLQVSRVSKLSDASFAYSSLSGWEEQGRLDGFLDLTREVWRTRAYGDFWPYMMVAEGSVDMCAEPELSLWDMAANAIIVTEAGGSFTGLDGRPGPHSGNAAASNGLLHDELLGYLNQRY, encoded by the coding sequence ATGCCCGACTACCTCGACGACCTGCGCTTCGCCCACGTCCTCGCCGACGCCGCGGACGCCGCGACGACGGACCGGTTCAAGGCCCTCGACCTCAAGGTCGAGACCAAACCGGACATGACCCCGGTGAGCGAAGCGGACAAGGCCGCGGAAGAACTCATCCGCGGCCAGCTCCAGCGCGCCCGCCCCCGGGACGCGATCCTCGGCGAGGAGTACGGCGTCGAGGGCACCGGCCCCCGCCGCTGGGTGATCGACCCGATCGACGGCACCAAGAACTACGTGCGCGGCGTCCCCGTCTGGGCCACCCTCATCTCCCTCATGGAGGCCGGCGAGGGCGGCTTCCAACCCGTCGTCGGCGTCGTCTCCGCCCCCGCCCTCGGCCGCCGCTGGTGGGCCGCGAAGGGCCACGGCGCGTTCTCCGGCCGCAGCCTCACCAAGGCCTCCCGGCTGCAGGTCTCCCGCGTCTCCAAGCTCTCCGACGCGTCCTTCGCGTACTCCTCGCTCAGCGGCTGGGAGGAGCAGGGCCGGCTGGACGGCTTCCTGGACCTGACCCGCGAGGTGTGGCGCACCCGCGCGTACGGCGACTTCTGGCCGTACATGATGGTCGCGGAGGGCTCCGTCGACATGTGCGCCGAGCCGGAGCTGTCCCTGTGGGACATGGCCGCCAACGCGATCATCGTCACGGAGGCCGGGGGCAGCTTCACCGGACTCGACGGCCGCCCGGGCCCGCACAGCGGCAACGCGGCCGCGTCGAACGGCCTGCTGCACGACGAGTTGCTCGGGTATCTCAACCAGCGCTACTGA
- a CDS encoding multidrug efflux SMR transporter, translating into MAWLLVIVAGLLETGFAVCLKLSHGFTRLWPTIAFCVFALGSFGLLTLALKKLDVGPAYAVWTGIGAAGTAIYGMVFLGDLVSTLKIVSISLVIIGVIGLQLSGSAH; encoded by the coding sequence ATGGCGTGGCTGCTGGTCATCGTGGCCGGGTTGCTGGAGACCGGCTTCGCCGTGTGCCTGAAGTTGTCGCACGGCTTCACCCGGCTCTGGCCGACGATCGCGTTCTGCGTCTTCGCCCTCGGCAGCTTCGGTCTGCTCACCCTGGCGCTGAAGAAGCTCGACGTGGGGCCCGCCTACGCCGTGTGGACCGGCATCGGTGCGGCGGGGACGGCGATCTACGGCATGGTGTTCCTGGGTGACCTGGTGTCGACGCTGAAGATCGTGTCGATCAGCCTGGTCATCATCGGCGTGATCGGGCTGCAGTTGTCGGGCTCGGCGCACTGA
- a CDS encoding TetR/AcrR family transcriptional regulator, which produces MMPAARESLLDAAFTALARRPWSAVRMVDVAAAAGVSRQTLYNEFGSKDGLARALVRREADGYLAGVDRALAGHSDPRDRLTATAEWTISAARDNALVRAMLTGCWSERLPFPALSAVPSTSAVPAQRRADGPLPSPGDFVALVRDRAVSVLAGPGTPKSDTADLARTCELAVRLALSCVAAPPGEGGVADLVRSALHRQPG; this is translated from the coding sequence ATGATGCCTGCAGCGCGGGAATCCCTACTGGACGCCGCCTTCACGGCGCTGGCGCGCCGGCCGTGGTCCGCTGTGCGGATGGTGGACGTGGCCGCGGCGGCCGGAGTGTCCCGGCAGACGCTGTACAACGAGTTCGGCAGCAAGGACGGACTCGCCCGGGCGCTGGTGAGAAGGGAAGCCGACGGCTATCTCGCCGGGGTCGACCGCGCCCTCGCCGGGCACAGCGACCCGCGCGACCGGCTCACCGCCACCGCCGAGTGGACCATCTCCGCGGCCCGGGACAACGCCCTCGTCAGGGCCATGCTCACCGGCTGCTGGAGCGAACGGCTGCCCTTCCCGGCCCTGTCGGCCGTCCCGTCCACCTCCGCCGTGCCGGCCCAGCGCCGGGCCGACGGCCCCCTGCCCTCGCCCGGCGACTTCGTCGCCCTCGTCCGCGACCGGGCCGTCTCGGTCCTGGCCGGGCCGGGCACACCCAAGTCCGACACCGCGGACCTGGCCCGCACCTGTGAACTCGCCGTCCGGCTCGCGCTGTCCTGCGTGGCCGCGCCACCCGGCGAGGGCGGCGTCGCCGACCTGGTCCGCAGCGCCCTGCACCGGCAACCCGGTTGA